A window of the Gemmatirosa kalamazoonensis genome harbors these coding sequences:
- a CDS encoding polymer-forming cytoskeletal protein produces MTGLLPFLVLLLGTCVWALLPFVPAVRELLRPTDAVPLGMVGRDSGDITYFATGFRAFLERHPILSSGSDPANVTGTLADGAPYARVATPGLWTQLPRGEHEEITAVVVLDGRMAVPPSQVFAAEVYARQPMLGGVGTTYRAVLCDDVCHLLSRSVVLRWIHARRALCVGRGSTLYNRASSDDRITLSSDVRFDRLGAPIIEVAGDGSRPSPPTPTRTPYEPPSTMTRVLGEGAAVPFYRVEGDFVLPEATVLRGNVVVRGTAVVQRGARLEGSLKAHRDVRVEAGGEVTDALVSRRDVTVEEWGVVGGPLVAERDCALGRWSRVGDVGSPTTIACRRLTLSAGCRVHGRVSTRGGGTTGVRRPAATAPASR; encoded by the coding sequence ATGACGGGGCTGCTTCCCTTCCTCGTGCTCCTGCTCGGGACGTGCGTGTGGGCGCTGCTGCCGTTCGTGCCCGCGGTGCGCGAGCTGCTGCGCCCGACCGACGCCGTGCCGTTAGGCATGGTGGGGCGCGACTCGGGCGACATCACGTACTTCGCGACCGGCTTCCGCGCGTTCCTGGAGCGGCACCCGATCCTCTCCTCGGGCAGCGACCCGGCGAACGTGACGGGCACGCTGGCCGACGGCGCGCCGTACGCGCGCGTCGCGACGCCGGGGCTGTGGACGCAGCTCCCGCGCGGCGAGCACGAGGAGATCACCGCCGTCGTCGTGCTCGACGGCCGCATGGCGGTACCGCCCAGCCAGGTGTTCGCGGCCGAGGTCTACGCACGACAGCCGATGCTCGGCGGCGTGGGGACGACGTATCGCGCGGTGCTGTGCGACGACGTGTGCCACCTGCTGTCGCGCAGCGTGGTGCTGCGGTGGATCCACGCGCGGCGGGCGCTGTGCGTGGGACGCGGGAGCACGCTGTACAACCGCGCGTCGTCGGACGATCGGATCACGCTCTCGAGCGACGTGCGGTTCGACCGACTCGGCGCGCCGATCATCGAGGTGGCCGGCGACGGCTCGCGGCCGTCACCGCCGACGCCGACACGTACGCCGTACGAGCCGCCGTCGACGATGACGCGCGTGCTCGGCGAGGGCGCGGCGGTGCCGTTCTACCGCGTCGAGGGCGACTTCGTGCTGCCGGAGGCGACCGTGCTGCGCGGCAACGTGGTGGTGCGGGGCACGGCGGTGGTGCAGCGCGGCGCGCGGCTGGAGGGGAGCCTCAAGGCGCACCGCGACGTGCGCGTCGAGGCCGGGGGCGAGGTGACGGACGCGCTCGTGAGCCGCCGCGACGTCACGGTCGAGGAGTGGGGCGTGGTCGGCGGGCCGCTCGTCGCGGAGCGCGACTGCGCGCTCGGGCGCTGGTCGCGCGTGGGCGACGTCGGATCGCCGACGACGATCGCCTGCCGCCGCCTCACGCTGTCCGCGGGGTGCCGCGTGCACGGGCGCGTGTCGACGCGCGGCGGCGGCACGACCGGCGTGCGACGGCCGGCCGCTACGGCGCCGGCGTCCCGTTAG
- a CDS encoding serine hydrolase — protein sequence MTGLGTRDSGLGLLLAGCALALTLATTGCAHAQTSSPESRVPSPGRFTHADTARLHRTLDSLAESHRGILGYTVWNLDTGERLERRGDETFPTASLIKVSILVTVFDLVEKKMLSLDDPLTVLKIDQVPGSGTLQFMHPGIEISVRDAAWLMTTISDNTATNLLLDRIVIRRTWDKMESLGLMHTKVHSKSFIRAASVAMDSSVKYGLGVTTPNEMAKLFALLADGKAVSPAADSTMLDFLAHNQDETKLVRWVDGVRVAHKTGDVDQSRADCALFYLQSRVVVCGLTKENVDRSYAIDAEGNAVLARLGKAVADAWPRRAPNGTPAP from the coding sequence ATGACGGGACTCGGGACGCGGGACTCGGGACTCGGGTTGCTGCTCGCTGGCTGCGCGCTTGCGCTCACGCTCGCGACGACGGGATGCGCGCACGCGCAGACTTCGAGTCCCGAGTCCCGAGTCCCGAGTCCCGGCCGCTTCACTCACGCCGACACGGCACGCCTCCACCGCACGCTCGACTCCCTCGCCGAGTCGCATCGCGGGATCCTCGGCTACACGGTGTGGAACCTCGACACCGGCGAGCGGCTCGAGCGCCGTGGCGACGAGACGTTCCCCACGGCGAGCCTCATCAAGGTGTCGATCCTCGTCACCGTGTTCGACCTCGTCGAGAAGAAGATGCTCTCGCTCGACGACCCGCTCACCGTGCTGAAGATCGACCAGGTGCCCGGCTCCGGCACGCTGCAGTTCATGCACCCGGGGATCGAGATCTCGGTGCGCGACGCGGCGTGGCTGATGACGACGATCAGCGACAACACGGCGACGAACCTGCTGCTCGACCGCATCGTCATTCGCCGCACGTGGGACAAGATGGAGTCGCTCGGGCTGATGCACACGAAGGTGCACTCCAAGTCCTTCATCCGCGCGGCGAGCGTGGCGATGGACAGCTCCGTCAAGTACGGCCTCGGCGTCACGACGCCGAACGAGATGGCGAAGCTGTTCGCGCTGCTGGCCGACGGCAAGGCGGTGAGCCCCGCCGCGGACTCCACGATGCTCGACTTCCTCGCCCACAATCAGGACGAGACGAAGCTCGTGCGGTGGGTCGACGGCGTGCGCGTCGCGCACAAGACCGGCGACGTCGATCAGTCGCGCGCCGACTGCGCGCTGTTCTATCTGCAGTCGCGCGTCGTCGTCTGCGGCCTCACGAAGGAGAACGTCGACCGGAGCTACGCCATCGACGCCGAGGGCAACGCGGTGCTCGCCCGGCTCGGCAAGGCGGTCGCCGACGCGTGGCCGCGGCGCGCGCCTAACGGGACGCCGGCGCCGTAG
- a CDS encoding YaiO family outer membrane beta-barrel protein, whose product MGARAWSTAQAVGTLVLALDARPAAAQGTSAAPPAAAAQHALEVGASHQWVSNDYGDWGSVYARYQRQTTLDVWYADALAEYAFGDRGLFGGVAYRRELSARTFASVGAGVGSGAFFLPRARGDASGGVRWGPSRRLVSTLGATYLRYRGPYRDVALTLATAAYFRGAVAEVGLRANRSTPGDVSSQRAFAAVTIAAAPGQTVIVRGDAGTEGYLLLGPSTAQVAFASRGATVAWRARVAPRWTLIASTEAYKNPFYSRVGVSAGVSRSW is encoded by the coding sequence ATGGGCGCGCGCGCGTGGTCGACCGCCCAGGCGGTGGGCACGCTCGTGCTCGCACTCGACGCGCGCCCCGCGGCCGCGCAGGGGACGTCTGCGGCGCCGCCGGCCGCCGCGGCACAGCACGCGCTCGAGGTGGGCGCGTCGCACCAGTGGGTGTCGAACGACTACGGCGACTGGGGCAGCGTGTACGCGCGCTACCAACGCCAGACGACGCTCGACGTGTGGTACGCGGACGCGCTCGCGGAGTACGCGTTCGGCGACCGCGGGCTGTTCGGCGGGGTCGCGTACCGGCGGGAGCTGAGCGCGCGAACGTTCGCGAGCGTCGGCGCGGGCGTGGGCAGCGGCGCGTTCTTCCTGCCCCGCGCGCGCGGCGACGCATCGGGCGGCGTGCGCTGGGGTCCGAGCCGGAGGCTCGTCTCGACGTTAGGCGCGACGTACCTGCGCTACCGCGGGCCGTACCGCGACGTCGCGCTGACACTGGCGACGGCGGCGTACTTCCGCGGCGCCGTGGCGGAGGTGGGGCTGCGCGCCAACCGCTCCACGCCGGGCGACGTGAGCTCGCAGCGCGCGTTCGCGGCGGTCACGATCGCCGCGGCGCCGGGCCAGACGGTGATCGTGCGCGGCGACGCGGGTACGGAAGGCTATCTGCTGCTCGGGCCGAGCACCGCGCAGGTCGCGTTCGCGAGCCGTGGCGCGACGGTGGCGTGGCGTGCACGCGTCGCGCCTCGGTGGACGCTCATCGCCTCCACCGAGGCGTACAAGAATCCGTTCTACTCGCGCGTCGGCGTGTCGGCCGGGGTGTCGCGGTCGTGGTGA
- the wecB gene encoding non-hydrolyzing UDP-N-acetylglucosamine 2-epimerase: MRHRVCVVVGTRPEAIKLAPVIRALHDRRHAVECVVLATSQHREMLRQALDAFGLRADVDLDLMVDGQDHRQFTSRAMRALHESFESLQPAAVMVQGDTSTVAAAALIARACGILLVHVEAGLRSGSLSDPYPEELNRRIATWAADLHFAPTERARCQLLAEGIDPESVIVTGNTVVDALGSFPADGPLGNARLDALPWDTQPVLLATVHRRENYGARLGQICAALRTIVERHPAAHVVMPVHRNPQVRQRVHDALDGVARVHLTEPLSYPLLLRVLRRCRLVLSDSGGLQEEVPSFHKPILILRDRTERPEVLDAGFGRLVGASTETIVRETSRLLTDARLYAEMCSGRNPFGDGQAAGRIADALIARLGARRVAIAASRPA, from the coding sequence ATGCGACACCGTGTCTGCGTCGTCGTCGGAACGCGGCCCGAGGCGATCAAGCTCGCGCCGGTCATTCGCGCGCTGCACGACCGGCGACACGCGGTGGAGTGCGTGGTGCTCGCGACGTCGCAGCACCGCGAGATGTTGCGGCAGGCGCTGGATGCGTTCGGCCTGCGCGCCGACGTCGACCTGGATCTCATGGTGGACGGGCAGGATCACCGCCAGTTCACGTCGCGCGCGATGCGGGCGCTGCACGAGAGCTTCGAGTCGCTGCAGCCGGCGGCGGTGATGGTCCAGGGCGACACGTCGACCGTCGCCGCGGCGGCGCTCATCGCGCGCGCGTGCGGGATCCTGCTCGTGCACGTGGAGGCGGGGCTGCGCTCGGGCAGTCTGAGCGACCCGTATCCGGAGGAGCTGAACCGGCGCATCGCGACGTGGGCCGCGGACCTGCACTTCGCGCCGACGGAGCGCGCGCGGTGTCAGCTGCTGGCCGAGGGCATCGATCCGGAGAGCGTGATCGTCACCGGCAACACGGTGGTCGACGCGCTCGGGAGCTTCCCGGCGGACGGACCGTTAGGCAACGCGCGACTCGACGCGCTGCCGTGGGACACGCAGCCGGTGCTGCTCGCGACGGTGCACCGCCGCGAGAACTATGGCGCGCGCCTCGGGCAGATCTGCGCCGCGCTCCGGACGATCGTCGAGCGGCACCCGGCGGCGCACGTCGTGATGCCGGTGCACCGCAACCCGCAGGTGCGGCAGCGCGTGCACGACGCGCTCGACGGCGTGGCGCGCGTCCATCTCACCGAGCCCCTGTCGTACCCGCTGCTGCTGCGCGTGCTGCGCCGCTGCCGACTCGTGCTGTCGGACTCCGGCGGGCTGCAGGAGGAGGTGCCGTCGTTCCACAAGCCGATCCTCATCCTGCGCGACCGCACCGAGCGCCCCGAGGTGCTCGACGCGGGATTCGGCCGCCTCGTCGGCGCATCGACGGAGACGATCGTGCGCGAGACGTCGCGCCTGCTGACCGACGCGCGCCTCTACGCGGAGATGTGCAGCGGCCGCAACCCGTTCGGCGATGGACAGGCGGCGGGACGCATCGCCGACGCACTCATCGCGCGGCTCGGCGCGCGGCGCGTCGCGATAGCGGCGTCGCGTCCGGCGTGA
- a CDS encoding patatin-like phospholipase family protein encodes MSIPPTDTRFAPRIVARPGPRIALVLGGGGLKGFAHIGVLRALRERGIRPVVYAGASIGALLAAAAAGGMSPAEMAWRAERLERRDLFRLNHYQMLLDRIRVSSLYAAEPLRALIDEVVPLGTFDDLPLPVLVNTVDLVRCSQVVWGLRGLSDVSVRDAVYASCALPGFFPPGAVNGRVCVDGGTTDNMPVSIAARPGGIPPVDAVIAIDVGNADLLHDESIGGQGFAQIFMRAASAMMHALQEAPLQHWNGPPMLLVRPKVSHFGWFAFGHTPELIEEGYRSTVEALRNLDELLTAEGGIWPRRPVRVRVDRERCTGCGLCAAMAPRTMGLDGTGKAFALSRELSWSPADGDFVRHCPTAAIEVDDLASRVLPILDDDSDEPVAPDGVVPPPDALRTDGAALVRRR; translated from the coding sequence ATGAGCATCCCACCGACCGACACCCGATTCGCGCCGCGCATCGTCGCCCGTCCCGGGCCGCGCATCGCGCTCGTCCTCGGCGGCGGGGGGCTCAAGGGGTTCGCGCACATCGGCGTGCTGCGGGCGCTGCGCGAGCGCGGCATCCGGCCGGTCGTCTACGCCGGCGCGAGCATCGGCGCGCTGCTGGCGGCCGCCGCCGCGGGCGGGATGAGCCCCGCGGAGATGGCGTGGCGCGCGGAGCGGCTGGAGCGGCGCGACCTGTTCCGGCTGAACCACTACCAGATGCTGCTCGACCGCATCCGTGTCTCGTCGCTGTATGCCGCGGAGCCGCTGCGCGCGTTGATCGACGAGGTGGTGCCGCTCGGCACGTTCGACGACCTGCCGCTGCCGGTGCTCGTGAACACGGTGGACCTCGTGCGGTGCTCGCAGGTCGTGTGGGGGCTGCGTGGGCTGAGCGACGTGTCGGTGCGCGATGCGGTGTACGCGTCGTGCGCGCTGCCGGGCTTCTTCCCGCCGGGCGCGGTGAACGGCCGCGTGTGCGTCGACGGCGGCACGACCGACAACATGCCGGTATCGATCGCCGCGCGCCCCGGCGGCATCCCGCCGGTCGACGCGGTGATCGCGATCGACGTCGGCAACGCGGACCTGCTGCACGACGAGTCGATCGGCGGCCAGGGGTTCGCGCAGATCTTCATGCGCGCGGCGAGCGCCATGATGCACGCGCTGCAGGAGGCGCCGCTGCAGCACTGGAACGGCCCCCCGATGCTGCTCGTGCGCCCGAAGGTGAGCCACTTCGGGTGGTTCGCGTTCGGCCACACGCCGGAGCTGATCGAGGAGGGCTATCGCTCCACGGTGGAGGCGCTGCGGAACCTCGACGAGCTGCTCACCGCGGAGGGCGGGATCTGGCCGCGCCGGCCGGTCCGCGTGCGCGTGGACCGCGAACGGTGCACGGGATGCGGGCTGTGCGCCGCGATGGCGCCGCGCACGATGGGGCTCGACGGCACGGGCAAGGCGTTCGCGCTCTCGCGGGAGCTGTCCTGGTCACCGGCCGACGGCGACTTCGTGCGGCACTGCCCGACGGCGGCGATCGAGGTGGACGATCTGGCGAGCCGCGTGCTGCCGATCCTCGACGACGACTCGGACGAGCCGGTGGCGCCGGATGGTGTCGTACCGCCACCCGATGCGCTCCGAACCGATGGGGCGGCGCTGGTGAGGCGGCGCTGA
- a CDS encoding aminotransferase class V-fold PLP-dependent enzyme, whose protein sequence is MTDPLLRFRDEFPILARSTYLVSNSLGAMPRATRDRLLEYADAWETLGVRAWAQRWWEMPVTVGDEIAPLLGAGAGEVAMVPNVTAAMAAVVSALDFAPGDAIVMTALDFPSVRYVVDALAARLGARVVVVPSDDGLTIDAGRVVDAIDERTRLVAVSHVLFRSAYVVDVAPIVRRAREVGALVALDAYHSVGVVPVDVRGLDVDFLTGGVLKWLCGGPGGSFLWTRPGLDLRPSVTGWQAHARPFAFESTMEHAEGAWRWLGGTPSVPALYAAIEGPRIVRAAGIDAIRAKSTRQTARLIALADARGFPVHAPRDPARRGGTVAFDVPHAYEVAQSLLARDIVVDYRPGAGIRVAPHFYTTDDELEAAVVAIDEILTSGEWQTFAGRRSVVT, encoded by the coding sequence ATGACCGACCCGCTGCTCCGCTTCCGCGACGAGTTCCCTATCCTCGCGCGCTCCACGTATCTCGTCTCCAACTCGCTCGGCGCGATGCCGCGCGCCACGCGCGACCGGCTCCTCGAGTACGCCGACGCGTGGGAGACGCTCGGCGTGCGCGCGTGGGCGCAGCGGTGGTGGGAGATGCCCGTCACCGTCGGCGACGAGATCGCGCCGCTGCTCGGTGCCGGTGCGGGCGAGGTCGCGATGGTGCCCAACGTCACCGCCGCGATGGCCGCCGTCGTCTCCGCGCTCGACTTCGCGCCCGGCGACGCGATCGTGATGACCGCGCTCGACTTCCCGTCGGTGCGCTACGTCGTCGACGCGCTCGCCGCGCGGCTCGGTGCGCGCGTCGTCGTCGTCCCGAGCGACGACGGGCTCACGATCGATGCGGGGCGGGTCGTCGACGCGATCGACGAGCGCACGCGGCTCGTCGCCGTCTCGCACGTCCTCTTCCGCTCCGCGTACGTGGTGGACGTCGCGCCGATCGTGCGTCGCGCGCGCGAGGTCGGCGCCCTCGTCGCGCTCGACGCGTATCACTCCGTCGGCGTGGTGCCGGTGGACGTCCGTGGGCTCGACGTCGACTTCCTCACCGGCGGGGTGCTGAAGTGGCTGTGCGGGGGCCCTGGCGGGAGCTTCCTGTGGACGCGGCCTGGCCTCGACCTGCGGCCCTCGGTCACCGGGTGGCAGGCGCACGCCCGGCCGTTCGCGTTCGAGTCGACGATGGAGCACGCCGAGGGCGCGTGGCGGTGGCTCGGCGGCACGCCGTCGGTGCCCGCGCTGTACGCGGCGATCGAGGGACCGCGGATCGTGCGCGCGGCGGGGATCGACGCGATCCGCGCGAAGAGCACGCGGCAGACGGCGCGGCTCATCGCGCTCGCCGACGCGCGCGGCTTTCCCGTGCACGCGCCGCGCGACCCGGCGCGCCGCGGGGGCACGGTGGCGTTCGACGTGCCCCACGCCTACGAGGTGGCGCAGAGTCTGCTCGCGCGCGACATTGTCGTCGACTACCGCCCGGGCGCAGGCATCCGCGTCGCGCCGCACTTCTACACGACGGACGACGAGCTCGAGGCGGCGGTCGTGGCGATCGACGAGATTCTCACGTCGGGCGAATGGCAGACCTTCGCCGGGCGACGCAGTGTGGTGACCTGA
- a CDS encoding APC family permease has translation MSASSDRSLVRALGPWTLAAAIVNVTIGGSIFRLPATVAGALGGAAPLAYLLCTLAVGLVVLCFAEAGSRVSLTGGPYAYVEVAFGPFVGFLSGVLLWLAGTFALAAVATLLADAVAAMVPALAGVVARAAVMLVVFVALSWVNIVGVRQGARLNLVLTAVKLVPLLLVIAFGALAARPGNLAMGTVPSFGAVTRTSVVLIFAYLGIESALVPSGEVHEPARTVPRAIAIAMVSVTLIYLALHLAAEGVLGPALATSTVPLADTAGAAIGPWGRTMVLAGATLSMLAYVSGMILAMPRALYAFGRDGFLPRALAAVHATHRTPHVAIVVQATIVWLLAVSGTFEKLAIIANVAILLLYIACAAAAWELRRRDVRAGGTPFRVPFAGVIPALAIAVILGLLTSVQPNEWAVLAIVLAVSAAVFALTRSRRATRQPAS, from the coding sequence GTGTCCGCTTCGTCCGACCGCTCGCTCGTCCGCGCGTTAGGCCCGTGGACGCTCGCCGCGGCCATCGTGAACGTCACCATCGGCGGCAGCATCTTCCGCCTCCCCGCCACCGTCGCCGGCGCGCTGGGGGGCGCCGCGCCGCTCGCGTACCTGCTCTGTACACTCGCGGTGGGCCTCGTGGTCCTCTGCTTCGCCGAAGCGGGGAGCCGGGTGTCGCTCACCGGCGGCCCGTACGCGTACGTCGAGGTGGCGTTCGGCCCGTTCGTCGGCTTTCTCTCCGGCGTGCTGCTGTGGCTCGCCGGCACGTTCGCCCTCGCCGCCGTCGCCACGCTGCTCGCCGACGCGGTCGCGGCGATGGTGCCGGCGCTCGCCGGCGTCGTCGCGCGCGCGGCGGTGATGCTCGTCGTCTTCGTGGCACTGAGCTGGGTCAACATCGTCGGCGTCCGACAGGGCGCGCGGCTCAACCTCGTGCTCACCGCCGTGAAGCTCGTGCCGCTGCTGCTCGTCATCGCGTTCGGCGCGCTCGCCGCTCGGCCGGGCAACCTCGCCATGGGCACCGTGCCGTCGTTCGGCGCCGTGACGCGGACGTCGGTCGTGCTCATCTTCGCGTACCTCGGCATCGAGAGCGCGCTCGTGCCGAGCGGCGAGGTGCACGAGCCGGCGCGCACCGTGCCGCGCGCGATCGCCATCGCGATGGTGAGCGTGACGCTGATCTACCTCGCGCTGCACCTCGCCGCGGAGGGCGTGCTCGGCCCCGCGCTCGCCACCTCCACCGTGCCGCTCGCCGACACGGCGGGCGCCGCGATCGGTCCGTGGGGGCGCACGATGGTGCTCGCCGGCGCGACGCTCTCCATGCTCGCCTACGTGAGCGGGATGATCCTCGCCATGCCGCGCGCGCTCTACGCGTTCGGGCGCGACGGCTTCCTCCCGCGCGCCCTCGCCGCGGTGCACGCCACGCATCGCACGCCGCACGTCGCGATCGTCGTGCAGGCCACCATCGTGTGGCTGCTCGCCGTCAGCGGCACGTTCGAGAAGCTCGCCATCATCGCCAACGTCGCGATCCTGCTGCTCTACATCGCGTGCGCCGCCGCCGCGTGGGAGCTCCGGCGCCGCGACGTGCGCGCCGGCGGCACGCCGTTCCGCGTGCCGTTCGCCGGCGTGATCCCCGCGCTCGCGATCGCCGTCATCCTCGGCCTGCTCACGAGCGTGCAGCCGAACGAATGGGCGGTGCTCGCGATCGTGCTCGCCGTCTCCGCGGCGGTGTTCGCGCTCACGCGCAGCCGCCGCGCCACGCGTCAACCCGCGTCATGA
- a CDS encoding glycosyltransferase — protein sequence MTVVIILLVAVVAVLALYTVRHYVFTLNRLLGTHRQPYVDVTVAQWPRVAVFVPAHNEEHVIRESLEALLASEYPADRLEIIPVNDRSTDRTREIVDDYAARFPDRVRPFHRTEGLAGKAAALRDAYPLSDAEVHLVFDADYIPGPRVIQQLTAPFFDPEVGAVMGRVVPLNIGRSLITRLLDLERSGGYQVDQQARMNLRLVPQYGGTVGGVRRVALEQVGGWTVDSLAEDTDVTYRLLLHGWEVVYQNRSECYEEVPENWATRIRQIRRWATGHNQALRRYAGPLLRRGRLLDLRQIADGSLLLGVYVVPVLLLVGWSLAVAVFFAGRLPAHGLLALLAISSFSTVGNFAAFFEVAVAVRLDGSQNRVRLLPFLLLGFLVSAVAVIRASMPGWPRWPGRRRTVTWHKTERHRNTNGGNGAGTYVLMSALEYQRSER from the coding sequence GTGACGGTCGTCATCATCCTCCTCGTGGCCGTAGTGGCCGTGCTCGCGCTGTACACGGTGCGCCACTACGTGTTCACGCTGAACCGGCTGTTAGGCACCCACCGCCAGCCGTACGTCGACGTGACGGTGGCGCAGTGGCCGCGGGTGGCGGTGTTCGTGCCCGCGCACAACGAGGAGCACGTCATCCGCGAGTCGCTCGAGGCGCTGCTCGCGTCGGAGTATCCGGCGGACCGCCTCGAGATCATCCCGGTGAACGACCGCTCCACCGACCGCACGCGCGAGATCGTGGACGACTACGCGGCGCGCTTCCCCGACCGGGTGCGCCCGTTCCATCGCACGGAGGGGCTGGCCGGAAAGGCCGCCGCGCTGCGCGACGCGTATCCGCTGTCGGACGCCGAGGTGCACCTCGTCTTCGACGCGGACTACATCCCGGGGCCGCGCGTGATCCAGCAGCTCACGGCGCCGTTCTTCGATCCCGAGGTGGGCGCCGTGATGGGGCGCGTGGTGCCGCTCAACATCGGCCGCTCGCTCATCACGCGGCTGCTCGACCTCGAGCGGTCGGGCGGCTACCAGGTGGACCAGCAGGCGCGCATGAACCTCCGCCTCGTACCGCAGTACGGCGGCACGGTCGGCGGCGTGCGGCGCGTCGCGCTCGAGCAGGTGGGCGGGTGGACGGTGGACTCGCTGGCCGAGGACACCGACGTCACGTACCGGCTGCTGCTGCACGGCTGGGAGGTCGTCTACCAGAACCGCTCCGAGTGCTACGAGGAGGTGCCGGAGAACTGGGCGACGCGCATCCGGCAGATCCGGCGGTGGGCGACGGGGCACAACCAGGCGCTGCGCCGCTACGCGGGCCCGCTGCTGCGCCGCGGTCGGCTGCTCGACCTGCGGCAGATCGCCGACGGCTCGCTGCTGCTGGGCGTGTACGTCGTGCCGGTGCTGCTGCTCGTCGGCTGGTCGCTCGCGGTCGCGGTGTTCTTCGCCGGACGGCTCCCGGCGCACGGGCTGCTCGCGCTGCTCGCGATCTCGTCGTTCAGCACGGTGGGCAACTTCGCGGCGTTCTTCGAGGTGGCGGTCGCGGTGCGGCTCGACGGGTCGCAGAACCGCGTGCGCCTGCTGCCGTTCCTGCTGCTCGGCTTCCTGGTGAGCGCGGTCGCGGTGATCCGCGCGTCGATGCCCGGCTGGCCCCGGTGGCCGGGACGGCGGCGCACGGTCACGTGGCACAAGACGGAGCGGCACCGCAACACGAACGGCGGGAACGGGGCCGGCACGTACGTGCTGATGTCCGCGCTGGAGTACCAGCGCTCCGAGCGATGA
- a CDS encoding M20/M25/M40 family metallo-hydrolase, translated as MTEPLALEVAATEPLDPLAVAIALMEAPSTSGAEGPAIDAAERVLGARGWRTTRVPVTAGRDVLFASADERSPLVTLSTHLDTVPPYIAPRLDGDRLWGRGACDAKGIAAAMMCAAERLRARGVRVGLLFVVGEETTHDGAKAANAAQPRLAPENRVLVNGEPTESVLGTGTKGALRFTLRASGRAAHSAYPQLGDSATAKLVRLLGEIDDLALPSDPVLGETTVNIGHLAGGVADNVVAPWAEARCMARLVTPDAELKPLLERWVAGRAAIEYGPMVPPVRLGTVPGFATGVVAYATDVPALGNWGTPYLFGPGSIHVAHTDGEYVDVPELRGAVDAYARLAMAALEARR; from the coding sequence ATGACCGAACCGCTCGCACTCGAGGTCGCGGCCACCGAGCCGCTCGATCCGCTCGCCGTCGCCATCGCGCTGATGGAGGCGCCGTCCACCAGCGGCGCCGAGGGCCCCGCGATCGACGCGGCGGAGCGCGTGCTCGGCGCGCGTGGATGGCGCACGACGCGCGTGCCGGTGACGGCCGGGCGCGACGTGCTGTTCGCGTCGGCGGACGAGCGCTCGCCGCTCGTCACGCTCTCCACGCATCTCGACACGGTGCCGCCGTACATCGCCCCGCGACTCGACGGCGATCGGCTGTGGGGACGCGGTGCGTGCGACGCGAAGGGGATCGCCGCGGCGATGATGTGCGCGGCCGAGCGGCTGCGCGCACGCGGCGTGCGCGTCGGGCTGCTGTTCGTCGTCGGCGAGGAGACGACGCACGACGGCGCGAAGGCCGCGAACGCCGCACAGCCACGGCTCGCGCCGGAGAACCGCGTGCTCGTGAACGGCGAGCCGACGGAGAGCGTGCTCGGCACCGGCACGAAGGGCGCGCTCCGCTTCACGCTGCGCGCGAGCGGCCGCGCCGCGCACTCGGCCTACCCGCAGCTCGGCGACTCCGCGACGGCGAAGCTCGTGCGACTGTTAGGCGAGATCGACGATCTCGCGCTGCCGTCGGATCCGGTGCTCGGCGAGACGACGGTGAACATCGGCCATCTCGCCGGCGGCGTCGCGGACAACGTCGTCGCGCCGTGGGCCGAAGCGCGATGCATGGCGCGCCTCGTCACGCCCGATGCGGAGCTCAAGCCGCTGCTGGAGCGATGGGTGGCGGGCCGCGCGGCGATCGAGTACGGGCCGATGGTGCCGCCGGTGCGGTTAGGCACCGTGCCGGGCTTCGCGACGGGCGTGGTGGCGTACGCGACGGACGTGCCGGCGCTCGGCAACTGGGGGACGCCGTATCTCTTCGGGCCCGGCTCGATTCACGTCGCGCACACGGACGGGGAGTACGTGGACGTGCCTGAACTGCGGGGCGCGGTGGACGCGTATGCGCGGCTTGCCATGGCGGCGCTGGAAGCGCGGCGCTGA